A DNA window from Arachis duranensis cultivar V14167 chromosome 3, aradu.V14167.gnm2.J7QH, whole genome shotgun sequence contains the following coding sequences:
- the LOC107481811 gene encoding uncharacterized protein LOC107481811 isoform X1, which produces MSSCCFSFTASRNRCYRNSFSSAGLKSTTTDLGDGTLMHCWVPKSQNQSKPSLLLIHGFGANAMWQWNHFLPSLIPRFNVYVPDLLFFGDSFTTRPERSESFQARCLMGLMEAHGVSKMSAAGISYGGFVLYSMAAQFPERIEKVVLCCAGVCFEEKDVDGGISKLKSVDEAVSLLIPQNPQKMKELVRLTFVKPIKLMPSCFLNDFIRVMCSNRIQRKELLEALIKGRKLSDLPKISQPTLIIWGEQDQLFPLELAHRLKSHVGENAELVVIKNAGHAVNVEKPKEMAKNINSFLINPTAPSKQENQSNGSKVD; this is translated from the exons ATGTCCAGCTGTTGTTTCAGCTTCACTGCTTCCCGCAACCGCTGCTATCGCAACTCCTTTTCCTCCGCCGGCCTCAAATCCACAACCACCGACCTCGGCGACGGAACACTCATGCACTGCTGGGTCCCCAAATCCCAAAACCAATCAAAgccttcccttcttctcatcCATGGCTTCGGAGCCAACGCAATGTGGCAGTGGAATCACTTCCTCCCTTCTCTCATTCCCCGATTCAACGTCTACGTCCCGGACCTCCTCTTCTTCGGCGACTCCTTCACCACCCGCCCCGAAAGATCCGAGTCCTTCCAGGCTCGCTGCCTCATGGGCCTCATGGAAGCCCACGGGGTCAGCAAGATGAGCGCCGCCGGGATAAGCTACGGCGGCTTCGTGCTGTACAGCATGGCGGCTCAGTTCCCTGAGAGGATTGAAAAGGTGGTTCTGTGTTGTGCTGGTGTTTGCTTTGAAGAGAAGGACGTTGATGGCGGGATCTCCAAGTTGAAGAGCGTTGACGAGGCTGTGTCTCTTCTGATTCCTCAGAACCCTCAGAAGATGAAGGAGCTCGTCAGGCTTACCTTCGTTAAGCCTATCAAGCTCATGCCCTCATGTTTCCTCAATGATTTCATTCGT GTGATGTGTTCCAACCGCATCCAGAGGAAAGAACTACTCGAAGCATTAATTAAGGGTAGAAAACTCTCTGATCTTCCTAAGATATCCCAG CCTACACTAATAATATGGGGAGAGCAGGACCAATTATTCCCTCTGGAGTTAGCACACAGACTGAAAAG TCACGTGGGAGAGAATGCAGAACTAGTGGTAATCAAGAATGCAGGGCATGCAGTGAATGTAGAGAAGCCCAAGGAGATGGCCAAGAATATAAATTCATTCCTCATTAATCCTACTGCCCCGTCTAAACAAGAAAACCAAAGCAATGGTTCCAAGGTGGATTAG
- the LOC107481812 gene encoding chaperone protein dnaJ A6, chloroplastic, translating into MAMAITTFGSTSAAQWGIRPQLLLRSSMIAKVASSSHNFTSRVCFMAAPSSSFLSQDSLRMIFNVGSFQPLHHCRGSRLIVRAESDFYSVLGVSKNASKSEIKSAYRKLARNYHPDVNKEPGAEEKFKEISNAYEVLSDDEKRSIYDRYGEAGLKGSGMGMGDFSNPFDLFESLFEGMNRGAGSRGSWNGAIDGEDEYYSLVLNFKEAVFGIEKEIEISRLESCGTCNGSGAKPGTTPTRCSTCGGQGRVVSSTRTPLGIFQQSMTCSSCNGTGEISTPCNTCTGDGRVRKTKRISLKVPAGVDSGSRLRVRNEGNAGRRGGSPGDLFVVIEVIPDPVLKRDDTNILYTCKVSYIDAILGTTTKVPTVDGMVDLKIPAGTQPNTTLVMAKKGVPYLNKNNMRGDQLVRVQVEIPKRLSSDERKLIEELADLSKGKTATGKR; encoded by the exons ATGGCAATGGCAATTACTACTTTTGGTAGTACATCGGCTGCACAATGGGGAATTCGTCCTCAGCTTTTATTAAGATCCAGTATGATAGCCAAGGTTGCGTCATCCAGCCACAA TTTTACAAGCAGGGTATGCTTTATGGCTGCCCCTAGTTCAAGCTTTCTTTCTCAGGATTCCTTGCGCATGATATTTAATGTGGGTTCGTTTCAGCCTTTACATCACTGTAGGGGATCAAGGTTGATAGTTAGAGCAGAATCG GATTTCTATTCAGTTCTTGGTGTTTCAAAAAATGCCAGTAAATCTGAAATAAAGAGTG CTTATAGGAAGCTCGCCCGGAATTATCACCCAGACGTGAACAA AGAACCTGGGGCAGAAGAGAAATTTAAGGAAATTAGCAATGCATACGAG GTCTTATCTGATGATGAGAAACGATCCATATATGACAGATATGGGGAGGCTGGTCTTAAGGGATCTGGAATGGGAATGGGG GATTTCAGCAATCcctttgatttgtttgagtcATTGTTTGAGGGTATGAATCGTGGTGCCGGTTCTAGGGGTTCTTGGAATGGAGCAATAGATGGTGAAGATGAGTATTACAGTCTTGTTCTGAACTTTAAAGAAGCAGTTTTTGGTATAGAAAAAGAGATAGAGATAAGTCGATTAGAAAGCTGTGGAACTTGCAATGGTTCAGGTGCTAAACCAGGGACCACACCAACCAGATGTAGCACTTGTGGAGGTCAAGGGCGGGTTGTCTCATCAACAAGAACTCCATTAGGTATCTTCCAGCAATCTATGACCTGCTCATCTTGCAATGGGACTGGAGAAATTTCAACACCTTGCAATACATGTACTGGGGATGGTCGAGTAAGGAAAACAAAGCGGATAAGTCTGAAGGTCCCAGCAGGCGTGGATTCTGGTAGTCGTTTAAGGGTCCGTAATGAAGGGAATGCTGGAAGGCGAGGGGGTTCTCCCGGTGACCTCTTTGTTGTCATTGAGGTCATCCCAGATCCTGTCCTTAAACGAGACGACACCAACATTTTATACACCTGCAAGGTTTCTTACATTGATGCAATCTTGGGCACTACAACAAAGGTTCCTACTGTGGATGGAATGGTGGACTTGAAAATTCCGGCAGGGACACAACCAAACACAACACTTGTTATGGCTAAAAAGGGTGTTCCCTATCTGAATAAAAACAATATGAGGGGCGACCAATTGGTTCGCGTGCAAGTAGAAATCCCCAAAAGACTGAGCAGTGATGAGAGGAAACTTATTGAGGAACTTGCTGATTTAAGCAAAGGCAAAACTGCTACCGGTAAGAGATGA
- the LOC127745605 gene encoding uncharacterized protein LOC127745605, producing MARKEFVKGEVTGQLFVKVRSKETKYPFYLDDELAEKFFLYWSPEPMQVLEAIGRTPEEDLILDYLVECFASRKLLSIPDLLKFEDDRDSLSRYIGGRVPNLSSSRMRMFLEQKRGEKDGSGKTILPETAQSSSHAMKRWF from the exons ATGGCGAGGAAAGAGTTTGTGAAAGGAGAGGTGACTGGTC AATTGTTTGTGAAAGTTCGCTCGAAAGAGACTAAGTACCCGTTTTACTTAGATGATGAATTGGCTGAGAAGTTTTTCTTATACTGGTCTCCTGAGCCTATGCAAGTGCTTGAGGCTATCGGAAGGACTCCTGAAGAGGACTTAATTTTAGATTACCTTGTTGAGTGCTTTGCCTCTAGAAAACTGTTATCTATTCCTGATCTTTTGAAGTTTGAGGATGACAGAGATTCTTTGTCGAGATACATAG gTGGTAGAGTTCCAAATCTCTCCTCTTCTCGTATGAGAATGTTTCTGGAACAAAAAAGAGGTGAGAAAGATGGTTCTGGTAAGACCATTTTACCTGAAACTGCCCAATCCAGTTCTCATGCTATGAAGAGGTGGTTTTGA
- the LOC107481544 gene encoding LOW QUALITY PROTEIN: haloacid dehalogenase-like hydrolase domain-containing protein At4g39970 (The sequence of the model RefSeq protein was modified relative to this genomic sequence to represent the inferred CDS: inserted 2 bases in 1 codon), with translation MVLFDWVKTEPYMASLTLFSATTLHTKHGFGFQRIKLFPSKHHRVFSVSASASSSPLKALIFDCDGVILESXFYDELQNQIGGGKPKMRWYFKEHGWPSSTLFETPPTDDDDRANLIDTLQDWKTERYKEIIKSGTVKPRPGVLRLMDEVKEAGIKLAVCSAATKSSVIMCLENLIGIERFQGLDCFLAGDDVKEKKPDPSIYITASKKLGVSEKDCLVVEDSVIGLQAATQAGMSCIVTYTSSTASQDFSDAIAIYPDLSNVRLKDLELLLQNLVAAK, from the exons atggtgttGTTTGACTGGGTGAAGACTGAACCATACATGGCTTCTCTCACTCTCTTCAGCGCCACTACTCTTCACACCAAACATGGCTTTGGGTTTCAAAGAATCAAGTTGTTCCCTTCCAAACACCACCGCGTCTTCTCCGTCTCAGCTTCTGCTTCCTCTTCTCCGCTCAAGGCTCTCATATTTGACTGCGATGGCGTCATACTCGAATC CTTCTACGATGAACTTCAGAACCAAATTGGCGGTGGCAAACCCAAAATGCGATG GTATTTTAAGGAGCATGGTTGGCCATCATCTACCTTGTTTGAGACTCCTCCAACCGATGATGATGATCGAGCCAACCTCATTGACACTCTTCAG GATTGGAAAACTGAGAGATACAAAGAGATAATCAAGTCTGGAACT GTAAAACCCAGACCTGGAGTGTTGAGATTGATGGATGAGGTCAAAGAAGCT GGTATAAAGCTAGCTGTTTGTTCTGCAGCTACTAAAAGTTCAGTGATTATGTGTCTGGAAAACCTTATAGGAATT GAGCGCTTTCAAGGTCTTGATTGTTTCCTTGCTG GCGATGatgtgaaggaaaagaagccTGATCCATCAATATACATTACAGCTTCAAAG AAGCTAGGTGTATCAGAGAAAGATTGCTTAGTGGTAGAAGACAGTGTTATTGGGTTGCAG GCAGCAACACAAGCAGGGATGTCATGCATTGTTACCTATACATCTTCCACAGCTAGCCAG GATTTCAGTGATGCCATCGCAATCTATCCCGACCTAAGTAATGTAAG ATTGAAAGATTTGGAACTACTACTTCAAAATCTGGTAGCAGCTAAATAA
- the LOC107481597 gene encoding wall-associated receptor kinase-like 20, with protein MMEAKQKTMASAHPSILLFLVFISSTVAGTTTCRDTCGSTQLKYPFGTGPGCGSPLFTPYISCTSNGTSDQLTLKTHTASYPITSISYPTSTLTLTPPTMSTCTSMHTSPTNFGLDWATPFQITSTTFILLSCQPPIKATPICDPSLDYLCASIYTCPSVVSLGMPLFPPANTCCVYSPANLDAKGELDLQAMKCGGYASVVSLGDTPTDPTHWVYGVNLKFSYGALQSNYVTSKCNTCEYSGGICGYATPGDAFLCVCKGGYNTSLDCSNNGFNQNQLQDYLWDSFSSPTMSPPSGYVWSFILAGIVSSLF; from the exons atgatggAAGCAAAGCAAAAGACAATGGCATCAGCACATCCTTCAATCCtcctcttccttgtcttcatcTCTTCCACAGTCGCCGGCACCACAACATGCCGGGACACATGCGGCTCCACACAGCTCAAATATCCATTCGGAACCGGCCCCGGTTGCGGCTCCCCTCTCTTCACCCCTTACATCTCATGCACTTCAAACGGCACTTCCGACCAACTCACCCTCAAAACCCACACTGCCTCATACCCAATCACCTCCATCTCATACCCTACTTCCACACTAACCCTAACCCCACCAACCATGTCCACATGCACCTCCATGCACACCTCACCAACCAACTTCGGCCTTGACTGGGCCACACCCTTCCAAATCACCTCCACCACCTTCATCCTCCTCTCTTGCCAGCCCCCAATCAAAGCCACTCCCATCTGTGACCCTTCCCTAGACTACCTTTGCGCATCCATTTACACGTGTCCCTCCGTGGTTTCACTCGGCATGCCTCTCTTCCCTCCCGCCAACACTTGCTGTGTGTACTCGCCGGCTAACCTTGATGCTAAGGGTGAGTTGGACCTACAAGCCATGAAGTGCGGTGGTTATGCTTCCGTCGTGTCGCTTGGGGATACCCCTACGGACCCTACTCACTGGGTTTATGGTGTCAACTTGAAGTTCTCTTATGGTGCTCTTCAGAGTAACTATGTCACCAGTAAGTGTAACACGTGCGAGTATAGCGGTGGAATCTGCGGGTATGCTACTCCCGGAGATGCATTTCTTTGTGTCTGTAAAGGTGGATATAACACTAGTTTGGATTGCTCTAATAATGGTTTCAACCAGAACCAGCTCCAGGACTATCTCTGGGACTCTTTTTCCTCTCCAACAATGTCTCCAC CTAGCGGGTATGTTTGGAGTTTCATCTTGGCTGGTATTGTCTCCAGCTTATTTTGA
- the LOC107481813 gene encoding uncharacterized protein LOC107481813 — MESESKQVMKQRKKQLEVLDILKEALTILVKNTNFIIFAFLTSLPLLFLMIHFETLFQQILVDTPRIVKHILLQFNTKLYGGFIYEHVIILTDDDATIHLDQDYYTVTSFSSKDYLPNLIQLVFMYLVPLHVLELGSAALTVYVSSKLKSEEGRLSLKQMFLESFDASTMKGTFITSLYLLSMSSGILLAAAWTVSNSYILYMTFGCYIVFALICFAALTKLLMVYLEWSAIWNMSIVISVMDGIHGAGALRVSFFLSSGNQKRGLYLMLVFFALGVCFRVPCIFLGCYKGGSGIFVQVGLFFLVNTLKWVSCMIYFSDCKERKLEKKIIDDVEVGKDLQSGS; from the coding sequence ATGGAGAGCGAAAGCAAGCAAGTGATGAAGCAGAGGAAGAAGCAGCTTGAGGTCTTGGATATCCTCAAGGAGGCACTAACTATCCTTGTCAAGAACACCAATTTCATTATCTTTGCCTTTCTTACTTCTCTCCCTTTACTCTTTCTCATGATTCACTTTGAAACTTTGTTCCAGCAAATTCTAGTTGACACCCCACGAATCGTTAAGCATATACTTCTACAATTCAACACTAAATTATACGGCGGTTTTATTTATGAGCATGTAATAATATTAACGGACGACGATGCAACAATACATTTAGACCAAGATTATTACACGGTTACAAGTTTCAGTAGTAAAGATTATTTGCCTAACTTGATTCAACTTGTATTCATGTATTTGGTGCCTCTACATGTTCTTGAACTTGGTTCTGCTGCTCTAACTGTGTACGTCTCATCAAAGCTGAAATCAGAAGAGGGAAGACTGAGTCTCAAGCAAATGTTTCTAGAATCCTTTGATGCATCAACAATGAAAGGCACATTTATAACTTCTTTGTATTTGCTTTCCATGTCTAGTGGAATTCTTCTTGCAGCGGCATGGACAGTGAGTAACTCTTATATTCTCTACATGACTTTTGGGTGCTACATTGTTTTTGCATTGATTTGCTTTGCAGCACTTACAAAGCTTTTGATGGTGTATCTGGAATGGAGTGCTATTTGGAATATGAGTATTGTGATATCGGTAATGGATGGTATCCATGGAGCAGGGGCGTTACGCGTTTCGTTCTTCCTAAGCAGTGGTAATCAAAAGAGAGGACTCTATTTGATGCttgttttctttgctttaggggtttgttttagggTGCCATGTATTTTCCTTGGTTGCTATAAAGGAGGGAGTGGGATATTTGTGCAAGTTGGGTTGTTCTTTTTGGTAAATACTCTcaaatgggtgtcttgtatgaTTTACTTCTCTGATTGCAAGGAGAGGAAGTTAGAGAAGAAGATTATTGATGATGTAGAAGTGGGTAAAGATCTTCAAAGTGGTTCATAA
- the LOC107481811 gene encoding uncharacterized protein LOC107481811 isoform X2, with translation MSSCCFSFTASRNRCYRNSFSSAGLKSTTTDLGDGTLMHCWVPKSQNQSKPSLLLIHGFGANAMWQWNHFLPSLIPRFNVYVPDLLFFGDSFTTRPERSESFQARCLMGLMEAHGVSKMSAAGISYGGFVLYSMAAQFPERIEKVVLCCAGVCFEEKDVDGGISKLKSVDEAVSLLIPQNPQKMKELVRLTFVKPIKLMPSCFLNDFIRVMCSNRIQRKELLEALIKGRKLSDLPKISQSRGRECRTSGNQECRACSECREAQGDGQEYKFIPH, from the exons ATGTCCAGCTGTTGTTTCAGCTTCACTGCTTCCCGCAACCGCTGCTATCGCAACTCCTTTTCCTCCGCCGGCCTCAAATCCACAACCACCGACCTCGGCGACGGAACACTCATGCACTGCTGGGTCCCCAAATCCCAAAACCAATCAAAgccttcccttcttctcatcCATGGCTTCGGAGCCAACGCAATGTGGCAGTGGAATCACTTCCTCCCTTCTCTCATTCCCCGATTCAACGTCTACGTCCCGGACCTCCTCTTCTTCGGCGACTCCTTCACCACCCGCCCCGAAAGATCCGAGTCCTTCCAGGCTCGCTGCCTCATGGGCCTCATGGAAGCCCACGGGGTCAGCAAGATGAGCGCCGCCGGGATAAGCTACGGCGGCTTCGTGCTGTACAGCATGGCGGCTCAGTTCCCTGAGAGGATTGAAAAGGTGGTTCTGTGTTGTGCTGGTGTTTGCTTTGAAGAGAAGGACGTTGATGGCGGGATCTCCAAGTTGAAGAGCGTTGACGAGGCTGTGTCTCTTCTGATTCCTCAGAACCCTCAGAAGATGAAGGAGCTCGTCAGGCTTACCTTCGTTAAGCCTATCAAGCTCATGCCCTCATGTTTCCTCAATGATTTCATTCGT GTGATGTGTTCCAACCGCATCCAGAGGAAAGAACTACTCGAAGCATTAATTAAGGGTAGAAAACTCTCTGATCTTCCTAAGATATCCCAG TCACGTGGGAGAGAATGCAGAACTAGTGGTAATCAAGAATGCAGGGCATGCAGTGAATGTAGAGAAGCCCAAGGAGATGGCCAAGAATATAAATTCATTCCTCATTAA